A portion of the Carcharodon carcharias isolate sCarCar2 chromosome 18, sCarCar2.pri, whole genome shotgun sequence genome contains these proteins:
- the LOC121290334 gene encoding type 2 lactosamine alpha-2,3-sialyltransferase-like isoform X3, giving the protein MKKRRFVKLFLVVMVLLLFSYYLLYDKIKSSGDFYSNMSLLLQFVGVKKPEDDLTMSKHKNPFLCYSDISYKRWPAKAMTVPEILPFGMLGSERHFQAALSNLNSCDLPEKLKNISCLNCVVVGNGGVLRNKTLGKKIDSYDVVIRLNTGPVIGYEDDVGNKTTFRFCYPESVFSDPRQYDADTTLVFVPFKAIDLRWLNEVLLKHRVSMRGFWKKTPMQLIYKNSQIRILKPSIVHKAAFDLLKLPTLVPKLKPPQYPTTGIIAVSMALTMCDNVHIAGFKYDAYNPNSTLHYYGTDTMSAMSKMVYHNVTAEQMLLKRLKSSNTIFDLTGKF; this is encoded by the exons TGATTTTTACAGCAACATGAGCTTGCTTCTGCAGTTTGTTGGAGTGAAGAAGCCTGAAGATGATCTTACCAT GTCCAAACACAAGAACCCTTTCTTGTGTTACTCAGACATCAGCTATAAAAGATGGCCTGCTAAAGCAATGACAGTTCCAGAAATCCTGCCATTTGGCATGCTGGGCTCAG AAAGACATTTCCAAGCAGCACTTAGTAACTTGAACAGCTGCGATCTTCCAGAAAAACTGAAGAA CATATCTTGTCTGAATTGCGTTGTTGTTGGCAATGGAGGAGTACTTCGAAACAAGACATTAGGGAAAAAAATTGACTCCTATGATGTTGTTATAAG ATTAAATACTGGCCCTGTGATTGGATACGAAGATGATGTTGGGAACAAAACAACATTTAGGTTCTGTTACCCAGAATCTGTCTTTTCCGACCCCAGACAGTATGATGCCGACACTACATTGGTTTTTGTTCCCTTTAAGGCAATAGACTTACGATGGTTAAATGAGGTGCTCTTAAAGCACAGAGTG TCCATGCGGGGCTTCTGGAAAAAAACACCTATGCAACTCATCTACAAAAATAGTCAGATAAGGATCTTAAAACCTTCCATAGTCCACAAAGCAGCCTTTGATTTACTAAAACTACCCACACTTGTGCCTAAGCTCAAG CCACCTCAATATCCAACAACTGGAATTATTGCCGTATCTATGGCACTTACGATGTGTGATAACGTTCACATAGCTGGATTTAAATATGATGCATATAATCCTAATAGCACTTTGCATTATTATGGCACTGATACCATGTCAGCCATGAGCAAG ATGGTGTACCATAATGTTACTGCTGAACAAATGCTTCTGAAGAGACTGAAATCATCTAATACAATTTTTGATTTGACTGGAAAATTTTGA
- the LOC121290334 gene encoding type 2 lactosamine alpha-2,3-sialyltransferase-like isoform X8 codes for MTKLNLVERHFQAALSNLNSCDLPEKLKNISCLNCVVVGNGGVLRNKTLGKKIDSYDVVIRLNTGPVIGYEDDVGNKTTFRFCYPESVFSDPRQYDADTTLVFVPFKAIDLRWLNEVLLKHRVSMRGFWKKTPMQLIYKNSQIRILKPSIVHKAAFDLLKLPTLVPKLKPPQYPTTGIIAVSMALTMCDNVHIAGFKYDAYNPNSTLHYYGTDTMSAMSKMVYHNVTAEQMLLKRLKSSNTIFDLTGKF; via the exons AAAGACATTTCCAAGCAGCACTTAGTAACTTGAACAGCTGCGATCTTCCAGAAAAACTGAAGAA CATATCTTGTCTGAATTGCGTTGTTGTTGGCAATGGAGGAGTACTTCGAAACAAGACATTAGGGAAAAAAATTGACTCCTATGATGTTGTTATAAG ATTAAATACTGGCCCTGTGATTGGATACGAAGATGATGTTGGGAACAAAACAACATTTAGGTTCTGTTACCCAGAATCTGTCTTTTCCGACCCCAGACAGTATGATGCCGACACTACATTGGTTTTTGTTCCCTTTAAGGCAATAGACTTACGATGGTTAAATGAGGTGCTCTTAAAGCACAGAGTG TCCATGCGGGGCTTCTGGAAAAAAACACCTATGCAACTCATCTACAAAAATAGTCAGATAAGGATCTTAAAACCTTCCATAGTCCACAAAGCAGCCTTTGATTTACTAAAACTACCCACACTTGTGCCTAAGCTCAAG CCACCTCAATATCCAACAACTGGAATTATTGCCGTATCTATGGCACTTACGATGTGTGATAACGTTCACATAGCTGGATTTAAATATGATGCATATAATCCTAATAGCACTTTGCATTATTATGGCACTGATACCATGTCAGCCATGAGCAAG ATGGTGTACCATAATGTTACTGCTGAACAAATGCTTCTGAAGAGACTGAAATCATCTAATACAATTTTTGATTTGACTGGAAAATTTTGA
- the LOC121290334 gene encoding type 2 lactosamine alpha-2,3-sialyltransferase-like isoform X5, translating into MKKRRFVKLFLVVMVLLLFSYYLLYDKIKSSGSKHKNPFLCYSDISYKRWPAKAMTVPEILPFGMLGSERHFQAALSNLNSCDLPEKLKNISCLNCVVVGNGGVLRNKTLGKKIDSYDVVIRLNTGPVIGYEDDVGNKTTFRFCYPESVFSDPRQYDADTTLVFVPFKAIDLRWLNEVLLKHRVSMRGFWKKTPMQLIYKNSQIRILKPSIVHKAAFDLLKLPTLVPKLKPPQYPTTGIIAVSMALTMCDNVHIAGFKYDAYNPNSTLHYYGTDTMSAMSKMVYHNVTAEQMLLKRLKSSNTIFDLTGKF; encoded by the exons GTCCAAACACAAGAACCCTTTCTTGTGTTACTCAGACATCAGCTATAAAAGATGGCCTGCTAAAGCAATGACAGTTCCAGAAATCCTGCCATTTGGCATGCTGGGCTCAG AAAGACATTTCCAAGCAGCACTTAGTAACTTGAACAGCTGCGATCTTCCAGAAAAACTGAAGAA CATATCTTGTCTGAATTGCGTTGTTGTTGGCAATGGAGGAGTACTTCGAAACAAGACATTAGGGAAAAAAATTGACTCCTATGATGTTGTTATAAG ATTAAATACTGGCCCTGTGATTGGATACGAAGATGATGTTGGGAACAAAACAACATTTAGGTTCTGTTACCCAGAATCTGTCTTTTCCGACCCCAGACAGTATGATGCCGACACTACATTGGTTTTTGTTCCCTTTAAGGCAATAGACTTACGATGGTTAAATGAGGTGCTCTTAAAGCACAGAGTG TCCATGCGGGGCTTCTGGAAAAAAACACCTATGCAACTCATCTACAAAAATAGTCAGATAAGGATCTTAAAACCTTCCATAGTCCACAAAGCAGCCTTTGATTTACTAAAACTACCCACACTTGTGCCTAAGCTCAAG CCACCTCAATATCCAACAACTGGAATTATTGCCGTATCTATGGCACTTACGATGTGTGATAACGTTCACATAGCTGGATTTAAATATGATGCATATAATCCTAATAGCACTTTGCATTATTATGGCACTGATACCATGTCAGCCATGAGCAAG ATGGTGTACCATAATGTTACTGCTGAACAAATGCTTCTGAAGAGACTGAAATCATCTAATACAATTTTTGATTTGACTGGAAAATTTTGA
- the LOC121290334 gene encoding type 2 lactosamine alpha-2,3-sialyltransferase-like isoform X7 yields the protein MTVPEILPFGMLGSERHFQAALSNLNSCDLPEKLKNISCLNCVVVGNGGVLRNKTLGKKIDSYDVVIRLNTGPVIGYEDDVGNKTTFRFCYPESVFSDPRQYDADTTLVFVPFKAIDLRWLNEVLLKHRVSMRGFWKKTPMQLIYKNSQIRILKPSIVHKAAFDLLKLPTLVPKLKPPQYPTTGIIAVSMALTMCDNVHIAGFKYDAYNPNSTLHYYGTDTMSAMSKMVYHNVTAEQMLLKRLKSSNTIFDLTGKF from the exons ATGACAGTTCCAGAAATCCTGCCATTTGGCATGCTGGGCTCAG AAAGACATTTCCAAGCAGCACTTAGTAACTTGAACAGCTGCGATCTTCCAGAAAAACTGAAGAA CATATCTTGTCTGAATTGCGTTGTTGTTGGCAATGGAGGAGTACTTCGAAACAAGACATTAGGGAAAAAAATTGACTCCTATGATGTTGTTATAAG ATTAAATACTGGCCCTGTGATTGGATACGAAGATGATGTTGGGAACAAAACAACATTTAGGTTCTGTTACCCAGAATCTGTCTTTTCCGACCCCAGACAGTATGATGCCGACACTACATTGGTTTTTGTTCCCTTTAAGGCAATAGACTTACGATGGTTAAATGAGGTGCTCTTAAAGCACAGAGTG TCCATGCGGGGCTTCTGGAAAAAAACACCTATGCAACTCATCTACAAAAATAGTCAGATAAGGATCTTAAAACCTTCCATAGTCCACAAAGCAGCCTTTGATTTACTAAAACTACCCACACTTGTGCCTAAGCTCAAG CCACCTCAATATCCAACAACTGGAATTATTGCCGTATCTATGGCACTTACGATGTGTGATAACGTTCACATAGCTGGATTTAAATATGATGCATATAATCCTAATAGCACTTTGCATTATTATGGCACTGATACCATGTCAGCCATGAGCAAG ATGGTGTACCATAATGTTACTGCTGAACAAATGCTTCTGAAGAGACTGAAATCATCTAATACAATTTTTGATTTGACTGGAAAATTTTGA
- the LOC121290334 gene encoding type 2 lactosamine alpha-2,3-sialyltransferase-like isoform X6: MSLLLQFVGVKKPEDDLTMSKHKNPFLCYSDISYKRWPAKAMTVPEILPFGMLGSERHFQAALSNLNSCDLPEKLKNISCLNCVVVGNGGVLRNKTLGKKIDSYDVVIRLNTGPVIGYEDDVGNKTTFRFCYPESVFSDPRQYDADTTLVFVPFKAIDLRWLNEVLLKHRVSMRGFWKKTPMQLIYKNSQIRILKPSIVHKAAFDLLKLPTLVPKLKPPQYPTTGIIAVSMALTMCDNVHIAGFKYDAYNPNSTLHYYGTDTMSAMSKMVYHNVTAEQMLLKRLKSSNTIFDLTGKF; this comes from the exons ATGAGCTTGCTTCTGCAGTTTGTTGGAGTGAAGAAGCCTGAAGATGATCTTACCAT GTCCAAACACAAGAACCCTTTCTTGTGTTACTCAGACATCAGCTATAAAAGATGGCCTGCTAAAGCAATGACAGTTCCAGAAATCCTGCCATTTGGCATGCTGGGCTCAG AAAGACATTTCCAAGCAGCACTTAGTAACTTGAACAGCTGCGATCTTCCAGAAAAACTGAAGAA CATATCTTGTCTGAATTGCGTTGTTGTTGGCAATGGAGGAGTACTTCGAAACAAGACATTAGGGAAAAAAATTGACTCCTATGATGTTGTTATAAG ATTAAATACTGGCCCTGTGATTGGATACGAAGATGATGTTGGGAACAAAACAACATTTAGGTTCTGTTACCCAGAATCTGTCTTTTCCGACCCCAGACAGTATGATGCCGACACTACATTGGTTTTTGTTCCCTTTAAGGCAATAGACTTACGATGGTTAAATGAGGTGCTCTTAAAGCACAGAGTG TCCATGCGGGGCTTCTGGAAAAAAACACCTATGCAACTCATCTACAAAAATAGTCAGATAAGGATCTTAAAACCTTCCATAGTCCACAAAGCAGCCTTTGATTTACTAAAACTACCCACACTTGTGCCTAAGCTCAAG CCACCTCAATATCCAACAACTGGAATTATTGCCGTATCTATGGCACTTACGATGTGTGATAACGTTCACATAGCTGGATTTAAATATGATGCATATAATCCTAATAGCACTTTGCATTATTATGGCACTGATACCATGTCAGCCATGAGCAAG ATGGTGTACCATAATGTTACTGCTGAACAAATGCTTCTGAAGAGACTGAAATCATCTAATACAATTTTTGATTTGACTGGAAAATTTTGA